The Opitutales bacterium ASA1 genome window below encodes:
- a CDS encoding WcaI family glycosyltransferase has protein sequence MNIVVWGINYAPEQTGIAPYNTGLCEYLVASGHAVRMLTTFAYYPEWRKTAVDRNRIYRTDTLNGVTVYRCWHYVPPRPTALKRMLHEASFVATSFLRVLFAPAADVVIVVSPPLLLGFAASLLRLLRRSPYVFHVQDMQPDAAVMLGLLKRGILTRILYGFERWAQRHAALVSGITPGMLRMFTMKGVRADRLVLFPNWMPETNAVPPEASRFRREHGVSSDEFLAVYSGNLGKKQGLNVILDAAARLKDGLDGVGSGSGKIRFVIAGDGVEKPALTARIARERLDNVLLLPLQPRESYRCLLADANVCLVTQQPGSGALFFPSKLLDILAHAKPVVAVADRGGELESAVLEGHFGWVVPPGSPDELANTLLQAATDRAALTIAARSGAHWVGRFERERVLDRFETALLECLAGKRDRPT, from the coding sequence ATGAACATCGTAGTCTGGGGCATCAACTACGCACCCGAGCAGACCGGTATCGCCCCCTACAACACCGGGCTTTGCGAGTACCTCGTCGCATCAGGCCACGCAGTGCGGATGCTCACGACCTTCGCGTACTACCCGGAGTGGAGGAAGACCGCGGTCGATCGGAATCGTATTTATCGTACGGATACATTGAACGGAGTGACGGTGTACCGCTGCTGGCACTACGTCCCCCCACGACCCACCGCGCTGAAGCGCATGCTCCACGAGGCCTCGTTCGTCGCCACCTCGTTTCTGCGTGTCCTGTTCGCTCCTGCCGCCGACGTGGTGATCGTCGTATCGCCGCCGCTGCTGCTGGGATTCGCCGCCTCGCTTCTTCGGCTGCTGAGGCGGAGTCCCTACGTCTTTCACGTCCAAGACATGCAACCCGATGCCGCAGTCATGCTGGGCCTCCTGAAGCGGGGAATCTTGACGCGGATTCTCTACGGCTTCGAGCGCTGGGCCCAGCGCCATGCTGCGCTCGTATCGGGAATCACGCCGGGGATGCTGCGCATGTTCACGATGAAAGGAGTGCGCGCAGATCGGTTGGTGCTATTCCCGAACTGGATGCCCGAGACGAACGCGGTGCCGCCCGAAGCAAGTCGGTTTCGAAGAGAGCACGGCGTCTCGAGCGACGAGTTTCTGGCCGTTTACTCGGGCAACTTGGGCAAGAAACAGGGTCTCAATGTCATTCTCGATGCCGCGGCACGGCTGAAGGACGGACTCGACGGGGTCGGCTCGGGTAGCGGCAAAATCAGGTTCGTCATCGCCGGCGACGGGGTGGAGAAACCAGCACTCACCGCGCGCATCGCTCGCGAGCGGCTGGACAATGTCCTCCTCCTGCCGTTGCAGCCGCGAGAGAGTTACCGATGTCTCTTGGCCGACGCGAACGTGTGTTTGGTCACGCAACAGCCCGGCTCGGGTGCACTGTTCTTCCCGAGCAAACTGCTCGACATACTTGCGCACGCCAAACCCGTCGTCGCGGTCGCAGATCGAGGTGGGGAATTGGAGTCGGCGGTCCTCGAAGGCCATTTCGGGTGGGTCGTTCCACCGGGATCGCCGGACGAATTGGCGAACACCCTCCTACAGGCTGCCACAGACCGTGCCGCGTTGACCATTGCGGCACGGAGCGGTGCACACTGGGTCGGGCGATTCGAGCGCGAACGGGTCCTAGACCGCTTCGAAACCGCTCTTCTCGAATGCCTTGCGGGGAAACGGGATCGACCCACGTGA
- a CDS encoding response regulator transcription factor, which yields MPALGRDNLPPTNPLPADRQAASAAGSSPSSAKKISIFIVDDHPLVRQGLGQVIGAEPDMTICGEAESAAKALHGIETKKPDLVIVDISLRGNNGLELIKNIKAIHSNLPILVFSMHDECVYAQRALRAGARAYVMKQESADKIILAIRRILGGDIYVSNRVADQVLHQLVNGGGDPAGSPVDRLSDRELEVIQLIGRGLSTREIASTLNLSVKTIESHRAHIKEKLNLRNATELVQFSVQWVEQENSRAP from the coding sequence ATGCCTGCTCTCGGACGCGACAATCTTCCTCCTACCAACCCGCTGCCGGCCGACCGCCAAGCGGCTTCCGCCGCCGGTTCGAGTCCATCGAGCGCAAAGAAGATCTCCATCTTCATCGTCGACGACCATCCGCTCGTCCGCCAAGGGCTCGGTCAAGTCATTGGCGCCGAACCCGACATGACGATATGCGGTGAAGCCGAGAGCGCCGCCAAGGCGCTGCACGGTATCGAGACGAAAAAGCCGGATCTCGTGATCGTGGACATCTCGCTGCGCGGAAACAACGGTCTGGAGTTGATCAAGAACATCAAGGCCATCCACAGCAATCTTCCGATCTTGGTGTTCTCGATGCACGACGAATGCGTCTACGCTCAGCGCGCGTTGCGCGCCGGAGCGCGGGCGTACGTGATGAAGCAAGAGTCCGCCGACAAGATCATCCTCGCCATTCGCCGCATCCTCGGCGGCGACATTTACGTGAGCAATCGGGTCGCGGATCAGGTTCTGCACCAACTCGTAAACGGCGGAGGCGACCCTGCCGGTTCACCCGTCGATCGTCTCAGCGACCGCGAGCTGGAAGTGATCCAGCTCATCGGGCGAGGGCTCTCCACCCGAGAGATCGCATCGACGCTGAATCTGAGCGTGAAAACCATCGAATCACACCGGGCGCACATCAAGGAGAAGCTCAATCTCCGCAACGCGACAGAGTTGGTTCAGTTCTCCGTGCAGTGGGTGGAGCAGGAGAACAGCCGCGCCCCTTGA
- a CDS encoding response regulator transcription factor, giving the protein MIQMNTYRVFLIDDHPVTLSGLRALFTGEPDLLVDGSATSSREAIRLMEAKAADLAILDVGIGGVAGLDLIQDLRIRVPKLRILCFSGHEELFYAERALRAGAFGYLMKTATPDLVIKAARTVLRGQVYLSDVMGRRVLGRIVGAAAKLERAPISSLSNRELQIIHHIGESRDNRQIARLTGVSLKTVEAHRSRIKDKLSLRSTSDLIRFATHWVQREDSFLEG; this is encoded by the coding sequence ATGATCCAAATGAACACCTACCGGGTCTTTCTGATCGACGATCATCCCGTGACCCTCTCGGGGCTGCGAGCCCTCTTCACAGGGGAACCGGACCTTCTCGTCGACGGCTCGGCAACCTCGTCACGCGAAGCTATTCGTCTGATGGAGGCGAAAGCCGCAGACTTGGCCATCTTGGACGTCGGGATCGGCGGGGTTGCGGGTCTCGATTTGATTCAGGACCTCAGAATCCGGGTGCCGAAGCTTCGAATCCTCTGCTTCTCCGGGCACGAAGAGTTGTTCTACGCCGAACGCGCCCTTCGCGCCGGAGCATTCGGTTATCTCATGAAGACTGCGACCCCTGATCTAGTGATCAAAGCAGCCCGAACCGTCCTTCGTGGGCAGGTATATCTGAGCGACGTGATGGGGCGGAGGGTCTTGGGACGAATCGTCGGGGCTGCCGCCAAGCTCGAACGGGCTCCCATCAGCAGCCTGAGCAACCGGGAGCTCCAGATCATCCACCACATCGGAGAAAGCCGCGACAATCGCCAAATCGCGCGATTGACGGGTGTGAGCCTGAAGACGGTCGAGGCGCACCGGTCGCGAATCAAGGACAAGCTCAGCCTTCGAAGCACGAGCGATCTGATTCGATTCGCCACTCATTGGGTGCAGCGAGAAGACAGTTTTCTGGAGGGCTAG
- a CDS encoding undecaprenyl-phosphate glucose phosphotransferase, which produces MLKNRQEGLTTLHGIWITIVVSSLFIEFARLVDATGWIELVNQSSLKLYFLAVFTGTILSLRAYHHWAPKLAQLTWTEALTLTKQQMIRLSLVLLAFVFLAKDASVSRLFIGSFLLLASVAVLACNKFLPPLICRMVFKTNTIPTLFIGSPAAIGRLHDWIRAKSNLGVDAVGFVCKQSHVESAAGIEVPHLGTVGDLDGILRDRVIGQIILLQNYLSSEENQRVIAMAQKNGSRLHVFNNWAQEFNHPIVVDHEGEYTFFTLDDEPLENPINRIFKRAFDIAFALPVVAFLLPPLVFVVWLMQRRQSPGPVFYTQPRTGMTKRPFNILKFRTMYVRRPGDEAQQARKDDDRIYPFGRFLRRTSLDEIPQFINVLVGDMSVAGPRPHLMKHDEQFSEMLESYYTRHFVKPGITGLAQAKGFRGEISEKALLERRVGYDIHYINNWSFVLDLQIVVATFRQVLFPPRSAY; this is translated from the coding sequence ATGCTGAAGAACCGCCAAGAAGGACTCACGACGCTCCACGGTATCTGGATTACGATCGTCGTTTCCTCGCTCTTCATCGAATTCGCGCGCCTCGTCGATGCGACGGGCTGGATCGAACTGGTGAATCAAAGCAGCTTGAAACTCTACTTCCTCGCGGTGTTCACCGGCACCATTCTGAGCCTGCGCGCTTATCATCACTGGGCTCCGAAGCTCGCTCAACTGACTTGGACCGAGGCGCTCACCCTCACGAAGCAACAGATGATCCGACTGTCGCTCGTCCTCCTCGCCTTCGTCTTTCTCGCCAAAGATGCTTCGGTGAGCCGGCTCTTCATCGGTTCGTTTCTCCTGCTCGCCTCCGTCGCGGTGCTGGCGTGCAACAAGTTCCTCCCGCCACTCATTTGCAGGATGGTCTTCAAGACGAATACCATCCCCACGCTCTTCATCGGCAGCCCTGCTGCGATCGGTCGTCTTCACGATTGGATTCGCGCGAAGTCGAATCTCGGAGTCGATGCCGTGGGTTTCGTCTGCAAACAGTCGCACGTCGAATCCGCCGCCGGCATCGAGGTTCCTCACTTGGGCACAGTCGGTGATCTCGACGGAATCCTCCGCGATCGGGTCATCGGACAAATCATCCTGCTTCAGAACTACCTTTCGTCCGAAGAGAACCAGCGGGTGATCGCCATGGCACAGAAGAACGGCAGTCGCCTGCATGTATTCAACAATTGGGCACAAGAGTTCAACCACCCCATCGTGGTCGATCACGAGGGCGAATACACCTTCTTCACCCTCGACGACGAACCTCTCGAGAACCCGATCAACCGCATCTTCAAGCGTGCCTTCGACATCGCGTTCGCCCTTCCCGTCGTCGCGTTCCTGCTGCCACCGCTCGTGTTCGTCGTGTGGTTGATGCAGCGGCGCCAATCGCCCGGTCCGGTGTTCTACACCCAGCCGCGCACCGGCATGACGAAGCGCCCCTTCAACATCCTGAAGTTCCGCACCATGTACGTGCGCCGTCCCGGCGACGAAGCACAGCAAGCGCGCAAGGACGACGATCGGATTTATCCGTTCGGACGTTTCCTTCGCCGCACCAGTCTCGACGAAATCCCGCAATTCATCAACGTGCTCGTCGGCGACATGAGCGTCGCGGGCCCGCGTCCGCACTTGATGAAGCACGACGAGCAATTCAGCGAAATGCTCGAGTCCTACTACACCCGCCACTTCGTGAAACCCGGCATCACGGGACTCGCGCAAGCGAAGGGTTTCCGTGGCGAGATCTCGGAAAAGGCACTGCTGGAGCGACGCGTGGGCTACGACATCCACTACATCAACAACTGGTCCTTCGTGTTGGATCTCCAGATCGTCGTCGCCACGTTCCGGCAGGTGTTGTTCCCGCCACGCTCCGCCTACTGA
- the pdxA_2 gene encoding 4-hydroxythreonine-4-phosphate dehydrogenase PdxA: MAITCGDPAGVGPEVIERWLAEADLGRDATTLLGPRRWLERLPDIAGVERMEVGGGLQVPEPGRPTLAGCRIAFQALEMAAQGCREGRFDAVITGPISKIGMREAGFEFPGQSEFFAARWRGEPTMAFTGGRLRVALATWHIPLRDVPTSIDEAAIVRTVTHADLLARAEGCTEPRIAVCGLNPHAGEGGMLGKEELETIDPWLDRLRTRFPGLSRCLPPDTVFARSLAGEFDVAVALYHDQGLGPLKTVDFDTAVNVTLGLEWIRTSPDHGTAFGIAGKGVARATSFANAVVVARRLAEYRAR; this comes from the coding sequence GTGGCGATCACGTGCGGAGATCCGGCCGGAGTAGGTCCCGAGGTCATCGAGCGCTGGCTCGCCGAAGCCGACCTCGGTCGCGACGCGACGACGCTTCTCGGCCCGAGACGATGGCTGGAGCGACTGCCGGACATCGCGGGCGTCGAACGGATGGAAGTCGGCGGAGGGCTGCAAGTCCCCGAGCCGGGGCGGCCGACGCTCGCGGGCTGTCGAATCGCGTTCCAAGCGCTCGAAATGGCGGCGCAAGGTTGTCGCGAAGGTCGTTTCGACGCCGTGATCACGGGGCCGATCTCGAAGATCGGAATGCGCGAGGCTGGTTTCGAGTTCCCCGGTCAGAGCGAGTTCTTCGCGGCGCGATGGCGCGGAGAACCCACGATGGCGTTCACCGGGGGCAGATTGCGCGTCGCTTTGGCGACGTGGCACATCCCACTGCGGGATGTGCCGACGAGCATCGACGAAGCTGCGATCGTGCGCACCGTGACCCATGCCGATCTGCTTGCGCGCGCCGAAGGATGCACCGAACCCCGGATCGCGGTTTGTGGATTGAACCCGCACGCGGGTGAAGGAGGCATGCTCGGAAAAGAAGAGCTCGAGACGATCGATCCGTGGCTCGACCGCCTCCGGACGCGATTCCCCGGTCTTTCGCGTTGCCTGCCTCCCGACACGGTGTTCGCGCGTTCTCTCGCCGGGGAGTTCGACGTAGCGGTCGCGTTGTACCACGATCAGGGACTTGGCCCCCTCAAGACCGTGGACTTCGACACCGCGGTCAACGTGACCCTCGGCTTGGAGTGGATCCGGACGAGTCCGGATCACGGAACGGCCTTCGGAATTGCCGGGAAAGGCGTCGCCCGGGCGACCAGTTTTGCGAACGCGGTGGTCGTGGCGCGACGGCTCGCCGAGTACCGAGCGCGGTGA
- the aroB gene encoding 3-dehydroquinate synthase, which yields METLEVNLGERSYPILMGRGISQRIADDLEAEYARGRRVAVVTDANVATVLPDEIRKVLERLPVFTVAPGEQSKSLTVFGELCEFLARERVDRGGVLVAIGGGVVGDLAGFAAATFLRGIEFRQVPTTLLAMVDSAVGGKTGVNLAAGKNLVGAFHQPRAVYCDTALLDTLPSREFAAGMAEVIKYGLLADAPLFERLEVDAVRDSRHASLSRIVGRCCEIKAEIVRADERETVPEGGRALLNLGHTFAHAIEAVAGYGEYLHGEAVAVGLVAAAVLSERLDLVDEGTLRRVRAVLEAHGLPLRLRAALPAQRLLDAMQRDKKVRDGRLKFVVLERIGSAATRAGVASATVGEIWSELGAS from the coding sequence ATGGAAACTCTCGAGGTGAATCTCGGCGAACGCAGCTATCCGATCCTCATGGGGCGGGGGATCTCGCAACGCATCGCAGACGATCTCGAGGCCGAATACGCGCGCGGCCGACGAGTCGCCGTGGTGACGGATGCGAACGTCGCCACGGTCTTGCCGGACGAGATCCGGAAAGTCCTCGAGCGGCTTCCGGTGTTCACCGTCGCGCCGGGCGAGCAATCGAAGTCGCTGACGGTCTTCGGGGAATTGTGCGAGTTTCTGGCGCGTGAACGCGTGGATCGCGGCGGCGTTCTGGTCGCGATCGGTGGCGGAGTCGTGGGAGATTTGGCGGGATTCGCCGCGGCCACCTTCTTGCGTGGGATCGAGTTCCGGCAAGTCCCGACCACTTTGCTCGCGATGGTCGACAGTGCGGTCGGCGGAAAGACGGGCGTGAACCTCGCGGCCGGCAAGAATCTCGTAGGCGCGTTTCATCAGCCGCGCGCGGTCTACTGCGATACCGCATTGCTCGACACGTTGCCCTCGCGCGAGTTCGCGGCCGGCATGGCGGAAGTGATCAAATACGGTTTGCTCGCCGACGCCCCGTTGTTCGAGCGGCTGGAGGTCGATGCGGTGCGAGATTCTAGACATGCGAGCCTCTCGCGGATCGTAGGCAGGTGCTGCGAGATCAAGGCCGAGATCGTTCGGGCCGACGAACGAGAGACGGTGCCCGAAGGTGGTCGGGCCTTGTTGAACCTCGGCCACACGTTCGCGCATGCGATCGAAGCCGTGGCGGGTTACGGAGAGTACCTCCACGGCGAGGCCGTGGCGGTCGGTCTCGTGGCGGCCGCCGTCTTGTCGGAGCGACTCGATCTCGTCGATGAAGGTACGTTGCGTCGGGTGCGCGCGGTCTTGGAAGCTCACGGATTGCCTCTGCGCTTGCGCGCTGCGCTGCCCGCGCAGCGACTTTTGGACGCGATGCAACGCGACAAGAAGGTGCGCGACGGTCGTCTCAAGTTCGTCGTCTTGGAGCGGATCGGAAGCGCGGCGACCCGCGCGGGCGTGGCATCGGCGACGGTCGGTGAAATTTGGTCGGAACTGGGCGCGAGCTGA